The following coding sequences lie in one Anomaloglossus baeobatrachus isolate aAnoBae1 chromosome 7, aAnoBae1.hap1, whole genome shotgun sequence genomic window:
- the LOC142246738 gene encoding uncharacterized protein LOC142246738, with protein MDPSLDQLTVLHCVSRLHQQPDGSRGQPDNHRQCRHTTGNHRQCHHTTDNHRQCCYTTGNHRQCRHTTGNHRQCRHTTDNHRQCHHTTDNHRQCHHTTGNHRQCHHTTDNHRQCRHTTDNHRQCHHTTGNHRQCHHTTDNHRQCRHTTDNHRQCCYTTGNHRQCRHTTDNHRQCCYTTGNHRQCRHTTGNHRQCRHTTDNHRQCRHTTGNHRQCRHTTDNHRQCHHTTGNHRQCRHTTGNHRQCRHTTDNHRQLCYTTDNHRQCCYTTGNHRQCRHTTGNHRQCCYTTGNHRQCRHTTGNHRQCCYTTGNHRQQCCYTTGNHRQCCYTTGNHRQCRHTTGVHGGHQCYNNKGDPNNPT; from the exons acaatcacagacagtGCCGCCATACCACAGGCAACCACAGACAGTGCCACCATaccacagacaatcacagacagtGCTGCTATACCACAGGCAACCACAGACAATGCCGCCATACCACAGGCAATCACAGACAATGCCGCCATACCACAGACAACCACAGACAGTGCCACCATaccacagacaatcacagacagtGCCACCATACCACAGGCAACCACAGACAGTGCCACCATaccacagacaatcacagacaatGCCGCCATaccacagacaatcacagacagtGCCACCATACCACAGGCAACCACAGACAGTGCCACCATaccacagacaatcacagacaatGCCGCCATaccacagacaatcacagacagtGCTGCTATACCACAGGCAACCACAGACAATGCCGCCATaccacagacaatcacagacagtGCTGCTATACCACAGGCAACCACAGACAATGCCGCCATACCACAGGCAATCACAGACAATGCCGCCATACCACAGACAACCACAGACAGTGCCGCCATACCACAGGCAATCACAGACAATGCCGCCATACCACAGACAACCACAGACAGTGCCACCATACCACAGGCAATCACAGACAGTGCCGCCATACCACAGGCAACCACAGACAGTGCCGCCATaccacagacaatcacagacagtTGTGCTATaccacagacaatcacagacagtGCTGCTATACCACAGGCAACCACAGACAGTGCCGCCATACCACAGGCAATCACAGACAGTGCTGCTATACCACAGGCAATCACAGACAGTGCCGCCATACCACAGGCAATCACAGACAGTGCTGCTATACCACAGGCAACCACAGACA ACAGTGCTGCTATACCACAGGCAATCACAGACAGTGCTGCTATACCACAGGCAATCACAGACAGTGCCGCCATACCACAG GGGTCCACGGAGGACACCAGTGCTACAACAATAAAGGTGACCCCAATAATCCGACGTGA